The region CTGCAGTTTTTTATACGAGCCCGGTGCCACACATCAGCAGTTATAAGAATAATAATGGGGGAACTTTCATGCGCCTAGGACGCCGTAGGGGTCAGATCATAGTCATACTGCTGATCGGCGCCATCGCCGTCCTCTATACCCTCGACCTGGCGGGGAACAGACCGGGAGTGACGGAGCTTGCACCTGCGGAGGTGCGGGAGTACCAGGGGGAGCAGCTCTCTTCGATTGCGGATTTTCGTGAGAACTCGATCCATGGCCCGCAATACGTAAATGCAAGCACGTATACGCTCACCATCGACGGGCAGGTGGAGAACAGAAAGGAATACTCCTACGATGCGCTCATAGAAAGGTTCCCTCACTACCGCAAGGTCGTTACCCTCTACTGCGTGGAAGGCTGGGACGTCACTATCCTCTGGGAGGGGATACGGGTGAAGGATCTCCTTTTGGAGGCGGGGGTGAAACCGGGGGCGAATACGGTCATCTTCTACGCGGAGGACGGCTACTCCTCCTCACTTCCCCTCACCTACATCGAGGATAGGGATATCCTGCTGGCCTATGCGATGAACAACGTCACCCTGCCGGCGGAGCGGGGATTCCCCTTCCAACTGGTGGCCGAGGACCGCTGGGGTTATAAGTGGGTGAAATGGGTGACCAGAATCGAGGTATCCGATGATGAGAACTACCGCGGCTACTGGGAGAGCCGTGGGTATGCGAACAACGGGAGTATTGACCGTTCCTTCTTCGATCAAGGATAGGAAGGGATAGGGATGGTGCGGTTCACCTACCGGAAACTGGTCTCTTGGACCCTCCTCGTATTTACGTTCCTCTTCCTGATCAGCGGCTTTGGGATCACGAAGCCATGGCTCGTGCAGTCCCTGACGTTCGGCCTCCTTGACAAGGCGCTTTCCCAGCAGATCCACTTCCTTCTCTGGGGCCCGTTCCTGATCGTTCTGGTGCTGCACATTTACTACTCCTGCGGGATCTCCAGGAAGTGATGCCTGTTGCGGTAGTGCCTCCCCAGAAACCGGGGGAGCACGAACGGGGTGCTCCGGGTATCGGAGGGTATAAGACGATGGGTGGAGTACTCAAAACGCTGCATCCCCTTGCCTAGATCCGGCAGAACCTGCTTATTATCCGGGAGCGCTACGGCGTGGACCGCATCAACGGGTTATACCAATTGGGAGACTCTGGCACAGGGTTGGTACTGCTTCTGGTTGACCTCGCGTTTGTCCCCGCTCCTGCCGGGAACCCGCTCGGTCCTGTTTTTCATCGCCTGGATTCTTAATACGTCCTGACCCTCAGCCCGGGAACCCGGGTAAAGTGGCGGTCCCGGGTGACGATCTCGCCGTCGCCCGCGAGCGTGATTGCGGCGATCACCTCGTCGAAATCTCCGATAGGTCTACCGTTTCCCCGAAGTTCGGCGGCGAGTGCGCCGAAGATCCGGTAGGTCTCATCCGTGACCGGAAGTTCGATCAGCGCCTGAATGATGGCTTCGACTTCCCGGATATTCTCCTGCGCCGATGCCGAGAGGAACGCTCCGCGGTAGAGTTCGAGGATGTTGATCGATGTGGTTGCAAGGGGCAGCCCTTCCTGCTCCATCGCCTCAAGCGTTCTCATCGCCTCCGGATCGTGCCTGATCAGGTCGACAAGCAGGGACGTATCAAGCGTCGGCATCGAAGTCGACCTCTCGCATCGACGCCTTCCTCATCTTGCGTGAAGTTTCCTCAACCGAGTCGGCCAGTGCAGGGTTCGGCCCGAACTCCTTGAGAATCTCTGAGAGTTTCTTCTTCGGCGGGGTATACTTCAGGATCACTTCGGAAAAACTCATGTTTGAGGAACCTTTCAACCGCGAAAGCCTCTCGTATGCAGCGTCGCTGATGCTGATCGTCCTGGTTCCCATGGCTGTGTATGTGTATGTGCATGTATTTAGGTTCTCCCGCAACAGGGTACCATTCCGGTCAGACGGGGGATGTGAGCGGCGCTGCAGGGACCGAGGTGTGTCTATGCTATTTGTCATCGCGGTCGATCTTATCCCCGGGTGAGGGTGGTCTCAAGGCTTATTACACTGCCTGATTTCGGGAGAGGGAACCTCTGGGATGGTGTTTCCGGCCGGATCGCGAGTCCCATCGGCGACCGGTTGGTGATATCTGAGGGTGGGAGCGCGACGGGGTTGGCTGCCGTCGGCATCGGTTCGGCCGGGATTTTCGACTCCAACGCTGGGACTCCGGTTCGCATACTGAAGTGATTGCGAATTGACTTCGTTGAGCCACGGGTGTTGGGGATCACCGCCCTCGTCCCGGACGACGATCTCAGTTCCCTCTCGCTTCAAGGTCATTGTCCAATGCGCCATAGAAGAGCCCGGTGCTGACGGCAGACAACCATTACTCCCCGTTCTCCATCCCGGCCACCGTCCGGTACCCCTGGAGAGGATGGGTGGGGACGTTCTTGTACCTCGCCTCGATCCTGCCATCCTCCAGCATGGGATTGATGTAGTGGTTCCGAAGTGAGTCCTTGCTCCGGTTCAACAGGCCGGCTAAGTTATCAAGGGTCAGGTATCTCCCCTCGCAGAGGCGGAGAATCGTTGCCTCAACCACCTTCCTCGACGCTTTCCGCACAGATCTGACCGGCCTTGCAATCTCGCGCAGTGTATCCAAATGTTCGGAGCTTGCGATCAAGTGTTCGAAGCTTTCTGTCAAATGTTCGGAGCTCCCCAGCAAATGTTCGGAGCTCCCCAGCAAATGTTCGGAGCTTGACTTCGAACATATCCCGGGAGCTCCGAACATTTCACCCTCCATCGGATGGTGGCCGGGACGGTAGTAGAATGTGCTCCTGCCCGACCCCTCACTCATCAGAAGCCCTTTTTCGACCAGGCCGTGAAGAGCCACGGTGATGTCGTGCGGGTGCTCTTTCGTCACCTCTTTGAGCCTGCCGTGGTTCACGCATCCTTCACAGTGGGCGGTCACCAGAGCAAGCTGCTCGATCTCGCCGAGATCGCTGAAAGGATCCCCGAGCTCGGTCTTAAGCTCTTCGATGGCCTCCTCCGGCACAAGACTGATCATTTTGAGGATGAAGACCGTCTGGTTGCTCTCATACCGCTCCTCAAGCATCGGTTCGCGCCAGTGCTGAAGCTTCCAGTTCCGGTAGATCTTTGGAAACCCGGACCCTGCCTGCTCGCCAAGGCCTATCAGCTGAAACATCTTCTGGAGGTTTCGGTTCCGGCAATCGCTTACGCCGCCTTTGATCGCTTCAGCCTTCGGCAGTCTCATCAGGCCCGGATTCCGAAACCCAAAGAGATCGGGGCGTTTGACCACGAGAATTGAGCAGTTACCTGAATAATCCGCATGAATAAGCGTGTTCACGAGCGCCTCACGCAGCGCCTCGTGAACTGGGGTCTCCTCGACTCTTTCATCCCCCTTCAACTGGAAAGGCACCTTCAGGTCGGTGGTGAGCCGCTTCATGGCAATGCGATAGAAATCGTAGAGATTTCCGGACCATGACCCGTCAATGGTAACCCGGTCGATCCAGCGGTTGTCCGGCGTTTCCCGTTCCTGATAGTCCACGATGTAGGTGGGGACACCATCAAGGATCGACCGGAACTTCCCGAACATCAAGAGCCCCGCGAGCGTGAGCCCCTCCTTCCCGGTCTGCCGGTCCCGGGCCCACCCGCCGATCTGCCGGAGAAATTCGCGATCGTCGCACTCGTTGAAGGGATGATCGGGTTTGCGGTTGGAAAACTGCCGACGGTAGATTCGGAACGATTCCGGGTCAAGATCGTCAAACCCGTAATGTTCCAGGATAACGACGTCGCGGGCATCGTTCGCCTGCTCGCCGAGCATCTGTTTCACCAGATCGGGCGGGCACCGGTAATCACCCTCGTTATTGCGCCGATATGTTCCTGTCAGAGGGTTCTGTCCGATGTACACCGGTCGCTGTTTTCGTGAAGCCTGGGGAACCTGGACGAGGATCCCGTTCTTTCCATCGATCGACGTGAGTTTAATATCGTGGTTTTGGAGAAGGTTGACACTCACCTTATTCGGGTTGTTGAGGGAGTTCCAGATGTCTTGTATGACCTTCCGGTGATCGGGCAGATCGTGAAAGATGACTCCGTTGTCGGCTTCTTCTGCACCGAGGATGATAAATCCACCTTCCGTATTCGCCATTGCAGAATACGTTTCCCAGAACGAGCCGGGGACCTCACCCATCTTAGTCTTCCCCAGTGCGGTCTTCAACTCAACGTCAAAGCCCTCCTGCAACGACTCCAGATCGAAAAAGTCCCCGCTCATTTGTATATATTCCCCACTGGATCCCTGTTATACCTCATTGTTCGATGAAAACCGCAACAATGCCGGCAGAACAGAGACGGGATAGTCTACTGGTCAGGGCGATGCTTGCGGTGCCAAATAACGTACAGATTGATTGCATATACGCTCCGCCGGAGTGACGAAGCGGACAATGTATGAGTCCTGCTTCGGAAGATACTTGAATGAAGTTGTAACTCATGAGAGGCAAAAAACTTACGGATTCATCGCACCCCCTCCTGCACCAGCCGGGAATAACACCTTCGCACCTGGCGGTGCTCACGTTCGCTTTCGCTCACGCCTCGCACTCTCCGAGTAGCTCGAACTCCGTTCCTCCAGAACGTCGTTCCTCGAAGACCTGCGGTCTTCTCATGCTCGCTCTCGCTCGCCCTCACAGATATTCGCCTGCGCTTCGCGGGAGCGGTCTACCGCTTTGCGGTATCGCAGATCTCGCACCGGCCGAGTTCGACATTCACCCGGGCAAACGTCCCTGGGGTCAAACACCCCCGAAAGCGGCCGGACACCGTTTGCAACGGTTGCAACATTTGCAACTGTGTTACAAAGGGGTGTGCAAACCCTTTTCACGCTCTAACTCTTCGCTGCGTTGAAGTTTCTTCGATTCACCAATAAATCATCATTTTCGAATATTTCGTTTGCAACAGGTCCGGAAACACACGGCACACTCGGGTCATGCACACGATCTAGGGGTTCTTCCGGTGGAGTAGGATCGGGTGAACTGTGTGATCCGGAATTTGTTGCAAACCGTTCAGGCAGACGAGCATCGCGGCATCCTGTTCACTGAGGCGTTTGGCCGCCAGCCGCACGACCTCATCGAGGTGCTTGCCGGTCGAGG is a window of Methanoculleus sp. 7T DNA encoding:
- a CDS encoding molybdopterin-dependent oxidoreductase gives rise to the protein MRLGRRRGQIIVILLIGAIAVLYTLDLAGNRPGVTELAPAEVREYQGEQLSSIADFRENSIHGPQYVNASTYTLTIDGQVENRKEYSYDALIERFPHYRKVVTLYCVEGWDVTILWEGIRVKDLLLEAGVKPGANTVIFYAEDGYSSSLPLTYIEDRDILLAYAMNNVTLPAERGFPFQLVAEDRWGYKWVKWVTRIEVSDDENYRGYWESRGYANNGSIDRSFFDQG
- a CDS encoding type II toxin-antitoxin system VapC family toxin, whose protein sequence is MPTLDTSLLVDLIRHDPEAMRTLEAMEQEGLPLATTSINILELYRGAFLSASAQENIREVEAIIQALIELPVTDETYRIFGALAAELRGNGRPIGDFDEVIAAITLAGDGEIVTRDRHFTRVPGLRVRTY
- a CDS encoding antitoxin VapB family protein, which translates into the protein MGTRTISISDAAYERLSRLKGSSNMSFSEVILKYTPPKKKLSEILKEFGPNPALADSVEETSRKMRKASMREVDFDADA
- a CDS encoding RNA-binding domain-containing protein, with the translated sequence MQEGFDVELKTALGKTKMGEVPGSFWETYSAMANTEGGFIILGAEEADNGVIFHDLPDHRKVIQDIWNSLNNPNKVSVNLLQNHDIKLTSIDGKNGILVQVPQASRKQRPVYIGQNPLTGTYRRNNEGDYRCPPDLVKQMLGEQANDARDVVILEHYGFDDLDPESFRIYRRQFSNRKPDHPFNECDDREFLRQIGGWARDRQTGKEGLTLAGLLMFGKFRSILDGVPTYIVDYQERETPDNRWIDRVTIDGSWSGNLYDFYRIAMKRLTTDLKVPFQLKGDERVEETPVHEALREALVNTLIHADYSGNCSILVVKRPDLFGFRNPGLMRLPKAEAIKGGVSDCRNRNLQKMFQLIGLGEQAGSGFPKIYRNWKLQHWREPMLEERYESNQTVFILKMISLVPEEAIEELKTELGDPFSDLGEIEQLALVTAHCEGCVNHGRLKEVTKEHPHDITVALHGLVEKGLLMSEGSGRSTFYYRPGHHPMEGEMFGAPGICSKSSSEHLLGSSEHLLGSSEHLTESFEHLIASSEHLDTLREIARPVRSVRKASRKVVEATILRLCEGRYLTLDNLAGLLNRSKDSLRNHYINPMLEDGRIEARYKNVPTHPLQGYRTVAGMENGE